The window TGCGTCAACACATCACtaagcaaaagaagaagggcCATTAGCGGTAGATAATGTACATTAATTGATATAACGGGCAAATACATCGCAAATTATACATTCAGGAGCCGTTTAGATGCAGATACGTAAGATGTCGCGAAAGAATTCGAAAGCACTCCTGTTGATCGGTCCTCCGTTTTATTTCAGCACTACTATAGTAGTTTCAGGGAAATGTGATTTTTAGGCCAGTTGGTAAACGTCCCGTATTTAACAGTGGAAATTAACCCCATGCGTTTTCTTTCTCACATTGACTATTGCTTATTTAAATAACGAATAGTCTCATATGAATAAAAGTCGTTCatatcaatgaaattggtTCTTTTAAAAGTGCTCATAGCTCTACTACATAATTTTGTAATTGTTCTAGATACTACAGTATGATATGTGATcagaagaataaaatatCATAACAATGTTATTTTAAGTACACATATCTGAGTTTAAATAAAACGATATCACATAACACCGGCTAGATTAATGATCTAATTACCGTTTTTTCtcaaaaaaatttggtagCAGTCCAATTTGACCCCATAATACTTTAAACACTCATTACCACTGGTATATACGACTGCAATTACCAATCAATCAATCTTTAGTTCTCAATAGCTTATTACTGTCACTGCCTTGTCCGGAGCATCCCTGCCTGTTCGGACACTTTTCATGATTTCTGGAGAACTGGGGAGAGGAGAAACCATATAAATACCCCAGGTTCCATCAAAACAAACACTCTCGATCGGAATACTGTCAATTGGAGCCATTGAGTTTGTTTATTTGCAATATGTTGTCTGCTGGTTCCTTGTTTAGCAAGCGTTGTGGGTTAAGAGCGGTTCAACAGGTTAGAAACCTTTCTATTCATGAATTTCGCTCTGCACAGTTGTTGAGAGATTATGGGATTGGCACTCCCAGTGGTGAAGCTGCCAAGACTGCCGATGAGGCCTTTAGAATTGCTCAGCAATTGGGTAAGAAAGACTTAGTGGTGAAAGCCCAGGCTTTGACTGGTGGTAGAGGTAAAGGACATTTTGATACCGGGTTTAAGAGTGGTGTTCATATGTGTAAAACTCCCGAGCAGGCTCGTGAATTGGCAGGTGAAATGTTGCAACATAAATTAATTACCAAGCAGAGTGGTGCCAAGGGTAAATTGGTTAGTGCAGTTTACCTTGTTGAACGTGTCGATGCAAAGCATGAAGCTTATCTGTCGATCCTATTAGACCGTAAGAGTAAGAAGCCATTGATCATCTGCTCTAGTGAAGGTGGTATGAACATCGAGGAAGTCGCTGAAAAGAACCCTGATGCGATTAAAAAATTTTATATTACTCCATCCGAGGGAATCACTGATGAGACTTGCAAAGCCATTAGTGAAAACTTGGGTTTTAGCAAAGAAGCTCAGCCAGAAGCTGCAGATGCAGTGAGAAAACTGTACAAGATTTTCTCCGAGAGAGATGCTACTCAGATCGAGATAAACCCCTTCAGTGAAGTCGCCAATAATAAGGACCACAAGGTTATGTGTATGGATGCCAAGTTTGGGTTTGATAGCAACGCGTCTTTCAAACAAGAAGGTATCTGGAAATGGAGAGACTTGTCGCAAGAAGATCCAGACGAAGTTGTTGCCCAGGAATACAACTTGAATTTTGTCAAACTACAAGGTAACATTGGTTGTCTTGTCAACGGTGCGGGCCTCGCAATGGCCACAATGGATGTGATTAAGCTTCACGGTGGAGATCCagccaatttcttggacTGTGGTGGAGGTGCAACCCCTGAAACCATCAAGAAGGCTTTCGAATTAATTTTGTCGAATAAGAGTGTTGATGCAATCTTTGTGAACATCTTTGGCGGGATCGTTCGTTGCGACTACGTGGCACAAGGTCTTGTCCAAGCAGCTAAAGAGCTAGGGGTCAGTGTACCAATCGTTGCACGTCTACAAGGTACAAAATTGGATGAAGGCCAAGAGATCATTCGTAACTGTGGCCTCAAGATTCATTCATTCGATGAATTGGACCCAGCCGCCAAAAAAGCTGTCGAATTGGCCCAAGCACATCATTCAAAAGTGTAATTTATTCCTAGCTAAATACTTAATGCTTATATTCGTTTGCATTACCAGAATGCAAAACAACTTTCTTACTGTCCGAAGAAACTGCAGCCGTCGAAGGCTGTTTGACTGAATTTTCACCGTTGAAAATATACCTTACCACATCCCCAGCATTATCACCATTCCGTATCCTATAGTTGATAATTCTAGAGATATGATAGCCTGCTGTACAGCCCAGGAAGAAGTTCACAGAAGCTAGTAAATAATTTTTTGGTTTGATCACAAAGGACCACCTCGTCCATATCAAAGCGGTAGCTAATAAAGAAAGGTTTTGAGCACCAGAGACTTTTTCCACTGGTCTTTTGATATCACTTAGACCAGCAAGCACTAAGGACCATTTTAAAGTTGGAGCCCAAAAATGAACTGTCTTTGGGCCTGTTTCACTGTTCCAAAACCTTCTAAAAGCAAAATTTAATGCTGACATTTTTAATTGATTATACTATTGATAGTTTtcgattgaagaaatcttgaCAGACAGGGTCTGAATGGGTTCTATGCttattatatatatatatacattGTAGTTATGGGAATCACCGTGAGTGTACCTCATCGTATGTTGCTGggagtgaaa of the Torulaspora delbrueckii CBS 1146 chromosome 7, complete genome genome contains:
- the MPC3 gene encoding mitochondrial pyruvate carrier (similar to Saccharomyces cerevisiae YGR243W and YHR162W; ancestral locus Anc_5.83), with product MSALNFAFRRFWNSETGPKTVHFWAPTLKWSLVLAGLSDIKRPVEKVSGAQNLSLLATALIWTRWSFVIKPKNYLLASVNFFLGCTAGYHISRIINYRIRNGDNAGDVVRYIFNGENSVKQPSTAAVSSDSKKVVLHSGNANEYKH
- the LSC2 gene encoding succinate--CoA ligase (GDP-forming) subunit beta (similar to Saccharomyces cerevisiae LSC2 (YGR244C); ancestral locus Anc_5.82); translated protein: MLSAGSLFSKRCGLRAVQQVRNLSIHEFRSAQLLRDYGIGTPSGEAAKTADEAFRIAQQLGKKDLVVKAQALTGGRGKGHFDTGFKSGVHMCKTPEQARELAGEMLQHKLITKQSGAKGKLVSAVYLVERVDAKHEAYLSILLDRKSKKPLIICSSEGGMNIEEVAEKNPDAIKKFYITPSEGITDETCKAISENLGFSKEAQPEAADAVRKLYKIFSERDATQIEINPFSEVANNKDHKVMCMDAKFGFDSNASFKQEGIWKWRDLSQEDPDEVVAQEYNLNFVKLQGNIGCLVNGAGLAMATMDVIKLHGGDPANFLDCGGGATPETIKKAFELILSNKSVDAIFVNIFGGIVRCDYVAQGLVQAAKELGVSVPIVARLQGTKLDEGQEIIRNCGLKIHSFDELDPAAKKAVELAQAHHSKV